The Pseudomonas oryzicola genomic sequence GGCTGGCACTGCGCATGTGCTCGGCAGTCAGCGCTACCTGCGGGCCGAACTGACGTGCCAGTAGTTCGCGGCAATCGTTGGGGTACAGGCGTCGGCCGCCGCAGGGGTCGAGGAGGTGGTCGGCACCCGGCACGCGCAGCAGGAAATGGCCGGGAAAGCCCACGCCCTCAAGGGGGATGGACAGGCGCCCGGCCAATTCCAGGGTGAGTATGGCCAGGGTCAGCGGTTGGCCACGGCGGCGCTGCAGCACCTTGTCCATGAGCGCGGCATGTGGGCGCAGGGGATGGTACTCATCCTGCTGGAAGCCCAGGGCATTGAGCTGGCGCAGGAGTGGTTGGGCCAGCTCGCACAGCGGCAGCATTGGCAGGTTGGCGCTGATCTCGCGTTGCAGGTCATGCAGTGTGGCAAGGCTGGCCGCAGGCTCGACGCTGCAGTCATGCTCGGCGGCAATCCACAATGCGGCTTCCAGCAGGGCGACGGGCTTGCGTTCCAGGCAGGCCAGGCAGGCTTGACGTGGCTTCATGGGGCTTCTCCACTCACGCTTGAGTATTAGCCGCCGTGCGCGGTTTCGTCCAGTGGTCCGGCAGCGGCATCGGCCCAAGGGCCAAGCCTATACTGGAATGAGCACCTCTCAGGGGAGCCAGTCGATGTTCGCACTGATGCAAAGCACCCGCACCCAGTCGCTGCACCTGTTCACCGACCCGCCCACCGGGCTCAAGGCCGTGGTGGCGATCCACAGTGAACAGTTGGGACCGGCCATGGGCGGTTGCCGCTACCTGCCGTATGCCGATGACGAAAGCGCCATGACCGATGCCATTCGCCTGGCCCAGGGCATGAGTTACAAGGCTGCGCTGGCCGGCCTGCCACTGGGCGGCGGCAAGGCGGTGATCATGCGCAACCCGCATGTGGAAAACCGAGCGGCGCTGTTCGAGGCCTTTGGCCGCTTCGTCGATACGTTGCAAGGGCGTTTCATCATTGCCATAGACAGCGGCACCTCAACCCTGGACATGGACTGCATTGCCCAGAGTACCCCGCATGTGACCAGCACCACGGCCTGCGGTGATCCATCCCCGCATGCGGCGATGGGAGTTTTCGCCGGGATTCGGGCGACCACCTCGTTCCGGCTTGGCAGTGATGACCTGCAAGGGTTGCGGGTTGCGGTGCAAGGGCTGGGCAATGTCGGTTATGCGCTGGCCGAGCAACTGCACGCGGCGGGAGCCGATTTGCTGGTGAGCGACCTGGACCCGGGGCGGGTGCGGCTGGCGGTGGAGCAGTTCGATGCCAAGCCGATCACCAACGACGCGTTGATCAGCACCCCTTGCGACATATTCGCGCCTTGTGGCGTGGGGCCGGTGCTGAACGGGCAGAGCGTGATGCAACTGCGTTGCGCGGCGGTGGCGGGGGCGGCGAACAACCAGTTGACCACCTTGCAGGTGGCCGACCAGCTGGAATCG encodes the following:
- a CDS encoding SirB1 family protein: MKPRQACLACLERKPVALLEAALWIAAEHDCSVEPAASLATLHDLQREISANLPMLPLCELAQPLLRQLNALGFQQDEYHPLRPHAALMDKVLQRRRGQPLTLAILTLELAGRLSIPLEGVGFPGHFLLRVPGADHLLDPCGGRRLYPNDCRELLARQFGPQVALTAEHMRSASPAQILQRLSRNLRQLHISNDDHMAALIDAERVMQLGPAQVSDYVTRASLYQHLDCPQAERFDLEHALLLTEDPVQRLKLSERIGKLPAANRSIH
- a CDS encoding Leu/Phe/Val dehydrogenase, with translation MFALMQSTRTQSLHLFTDPPTGLKAVVAIHSEQLGPAMGGCRYLPYADDESAMTDAIRLAQGMSYKAALAGLPLGGGKAVIMRNPHVENRAALFEAFGRFVDTLQGRFIIAIDSGTSTLDMDCIAQSTPHVTSTTACGDPSPHAAMGVFAGIRATTSFRLGSDDLQGLRVAVQGLGNVGYALAEQLHAAGADLLVSDLDPGRVRLAVEQFDAKPITNDALISTPCDIFAPCGVGPVLNGQSVMQLRCAAVAGAANNQLTTLQVADQLESRGILYAPDYVINAGGLIYVALTHRGEDLGTITAHLARIPTRLTEVFGHAQAEKRSPARVAQMLAERLLYG